In Oncorhynchus kisutch isolate 150728-3 linkage group LG5, Okis_V2, whole genome shotgun sequence, a genomic segment contains:
- the LOC109879363 gene encoding protein FAM171B gives MPADRLYLLFSLVVISCGDGVVRAAPEGGVLGGLITLLAAEDNAIATVPNGSITGQTALSQVQTPSALTPEPPFALRVLVKDQVTRRRLGGAQVGVYVNHTLSSQALTGEKGEVLLRVPYSLGLSLTIVASMEGYVLTPLPWRTTKRPIFSSVTLSLLPQNQGNIWLFDDSVLITGKLPDISYQPSVQFPKSHLMLSDGSNTSTVMAYLTVPQRHLGKDCVNCTPGIIHNKSVFRSVELRAMAAVSTLLYSGGQEVQVKGPIQISLPLAHTTNLRPSDTLPAWDFNTKTGAWENQGLGIVKMVGDHLVWTYIASHLGYWIAAPLPSSNGYMGHASSIEFLSYHTYLLVGILGGTLVIVLGFLAVLLCQCGGSGSSRGPRRRARFSKRSALKKDQTTSTHMEEGHAMMSFHPGDRAHGLASRSVQCDPSTPRHNKANYNIYVEDPGRGSALLYENVGSGAKGPPTSHHYINSEEVARLRERSSEEQNRAHLGGGAQLLHLYNQPVAILQAPERFSSQGGEQQGSGCKSATFPRNGGAYDTHSHSEQGGHDSYTQTLPKNPHHAQGANPQQGGQDQPQALETTLQGPASNPGAWGRYSSLPESSVSVPGTLNEAAGMRAFSSGMGGPSELQGISERTLLELTRGKASSPHPRAWFVSLDGKPAASVRHSIIELQGRHPRPPSSNDTSLDSGVDMNEPQQSVREAERERPSIRGSFPHHSRGRYSEEQDLSSSESGTTATCTPEDPYLRNILDGSSGAIPNIPEERDGMDTSSAQEDSESRGTPPPRRLRKVREKGRAEKRSARHHLREERPLVKRS, from the exons ATGCCTGCGGACCGCCTGTACCTGCTTTTCTCGCTGGTTGTGATCTCCTGCGGGGATGGTGTCGTGAGGGCGGCGCCGGAGGGTGGTGTCCTCGGCGGCCTAATCACGCTGCTGGCCGCCGAGGACAATGCCATCGCCACTGTCCCAAACGGATCCATCACCGGCCAGACGGCCCTTTCTCAGGTTCAGACTCCGTCTGCCCTAACACCAG AGCCGCCCTTTGCCCTGAGGGTCCTGGTGAAGGATCAGGTGACTCGGCGGCGCCTGGGCGGGGCCCAGGTGGGGGTGTATGTCAACCACACCCTGAGTAGCCAGGCCCTGactggggagaagggagaggtgcTGCTCAGGGTCCCCTACAGCCTGGGACTCAGCCTCACCATTGTAGCTAGCATGGAGGGATATGTCCTCACCCCGTTGCCCTGGAGGACCACCAAGAGACCTA TATTCTCCTCAGTGACCTTATCGCTGCTCCCTCAAAACCAAGGCAACATCTGGCTGTTTGACGACTCCGTGCTCATCACTGGGAAGTTACCTG ACATCTCCTACCAGCCCAGCGTTCAGTTCCCCAAGAGTCACCTGATGCTCTCTGACGGCAGTAACACCTCCACAGTGATGGCCTACCTGACCGTGCCACAGCGCCACCTAGGCAAGGACTGTGTCAACTGCACCCCAGGCATCATTCACAACAAGTCAG TGTTCAGGAGTGTTGAGTTGCGGGCGATGGCAGCGGTCAGCACTCTGCTGTACTCTGGTGGTCAGGAGGTCCAGGTGAAAGGCCCCATCCAGATCTCCCTGCCCCTGGCACACACCACCAACCTGAGGCCCTCGGACACCCTCCCTGCCTGGGACTTCAACACCAAGACAG GTGCTTGGGAGAACCAGGGTTTGGGGATAGTGAAGATGGTTGGAGATCATCTGGTCTGGACCTACATTGCTTCTCACCTGGGTTACTGGATCGCTGCACCACTACCCTCCTCCAACG GTTATATGGGCCATGCCAGCTCAATTGAATTCCTCTCCTACCACACCTACCTGCTCGTAGGAATACTGGGTGGGACTCTGGTTATAGTCTTGGGGTTTCTGGCTGTGCTGCTGTGTCAATGTGG AGGTTCAGGTTCCTCTCGTGGGCCGAGGAGGAGAGCACGGTTCTCGAAGAGGTCCGCTCTGAAGAAGGACCAGACCACCTCCACCCACATGGAGGAGGGCCATGCCATGATGTCCTTCCACCCCGGAGACAGAGCCCACGGCCTGGCCTCGCGCAGCGTCCAGTGTGACCCCTCCACCCCCAGGCACAACAAAGCCAACTACAACATCTATGTGGAAGACCCCGGGCGTGGGTCCGCCCTCCTGTATGAAAATGTGGGGAGCGGGGCCAAGGGACCCCCGACATCACACCactacatcaacagtgaggaggtGGCCAGGCTGAGGGAGAGGTCCAgcgaggagcagaacagagctcaCCTGGGTGGAGGTGCTCAGCTGCTCCACCTTTACAACCAGCCTGTGGCCATCCTCCAGGCCCCGGAGCGCTTCAGCAGCCAAGGTGGGGAGCAGCAAGGATCAGGCTGCAAGTCGGCCACCTTCCCCCGTAACGGAGGAGCCTATGACACCCACTCCCACTCTGAGCAGGGCGGTCATGACAGCTACACCCAGACCCTCCCTAAGAACCCCCACCATGCCCAGGGAGCCAACCCCCAGCAGGGCGGCCAGGACCAGCCCCAGGCCCTGGAGACCACTCTCCAAGGCCCAGCCTCTAATCCTGGGGCGTGGGGCCGTTACAGCAGCCTCCCGGAGTCCTCCGTTTCCGTCCCCGGTACTCTGAACGAGGCGGCTGGAATGAGGGCCTTCAGCAGTGGGATGGGGGGCCCCAGTGAACTCCAGGGGATATCAGAGCGTACACTCCTGGAGCTGACCCGAGGCAAGGCCTCGTCGCCTCACCCCAGGGCCTGGTTCGTCTCCCTGGATGGGAAACCAGCCGCCTCGGTCCGCCACTCCATCATAGAGCTCCAGGGACGCCACCCACGGCCCCCCAGCAGCAACGACACCAGCCTGGACTCTGGCGTGGACATGAATGAGCCCCAGCAGAGTGTGAGGGAGGCGGAGCGAGAGAGGCCTTCCATCCGTGGCTCGTTCCCCCACCACAGCAGAGGGCGCTACAGCGAGGAGCAGGACCTGAGCAGCAGCGAGAGCGGCACCACCGCCACCTGCACCCCTGAAGACCCCTACCTGAGGAACATTCTGGACGGGAGCAGCGGGGCCATTCCCAATATCCCGGAGGAGCGGGACGGAATGGACACGTCCAGTGCACAGGAGGACAGTGAGTCGAGGGGGACACCGCCCCCACGCAGgctgaggaaggtgagggagaaggggagggccGAGAAGAGAAGCGCCAGGCACCATCTCAGAGAAGAGAGGCCTCTGGTCAAACGGAGCTAA
- the LOC116374143 gene encoding P2Y purinoceptor 8: MNISVEVARGVNNATLEMLVSPVMTVAVPVIYLSVFVCSTPCNLLSLVALLNVHYKHHTPTSVFAINLSLADLLYSAFLPLQVLYHLWGNDWPWGAALCGLTTTALNCNMHCSVLTTCAIALERYCGVVRPLRTKHWRTARRATITCVLIWAFVLITQTPLLLRDLTLRVVELNITTCFDVLPRKLFIHQSVAYLYFLVVLLMFYVLPLVVLVSCYVAVARGLHRSLPTAAEGSNGKMEVLSRRRAQTTVALATLCFVVCYLPTITLHGLHVVFHTQGKSLYRYYKLALSINSLNCCFDPFVYYFASREFRLALRRLLGRCVPLGEGEELGTSELVSLTREPRESKDHY, translated from the exons ATGAACATCTCAGTAGAGGTGGCCAGAGGGGTCAACAATGCCACCCTGGAGATGCTGGTCAGTCCTGTGATGACCGTGGCTGTGCCTGTTATTtacctgtctgtgtttgtgtgcagtACGCCCTGCAACCTGCTCTCTCTGGTAGCACTGCTGAATGTCCATTACAAACACCACACTCCCACGTCTGTGTTTGCCATCAACCTGTCACTGGCAGACCTGCTCTACAGCGCCTTCCTGCCCCTACAG gtgttgTACCACCtgtggggtaatgactggccgtGGGGCGCTGCTCTCTGTGGCCTCACCACCACAGCCCTCAACTGCAACATGCATTGCTCCGTCCTCACCACCTGTGCCATCGCACTCGAGCGCTACTGCGGTGTCGTACGCCCGCTACGCACCAAACACTGGCGCACCGCCCGGAGAGCCACCATCACCTGCGTCCTCATCTGGGCATTTGTTCTGATTACTCAGACACCCTTGCTCCTCCGTGACCTCACCCTCCGGGTCGTCGAGCTAAACATCACAACCTGCTTCGACGTGCTTCCACGTAAACTGTTCATTCACCAATCAGTAGCCTATCTCTACTTCCTAGTTGTTCTGCTGATGTTCTACGTGTTGCCTTTAGTCGTCCTGGTCAGCTGTTACGTTGCCGTGGCCAGAGGCCTGCACAGGTCGTTGCCGACGGCAGCTGAAGGCAGTAATGGTAAGATGGAAGTGTTGTCAAGGCGACGGGCTCAGACCACAGTCGCCTTGGCAACCCTGTGCTTTGTGGTGTGTTACCTACCAACCATCACCCTTCATGGCCTGCATGTAGTCTTCCACACCCAGGGCAAGAGCCTGTACAGATACTATAAACTAGCGCTGAGCATCAACAGCCTCAACTGCTGCTTTGACCCGTTTGTGTACTACTTTGCGTCGAGGGAGTTCCGTCTGGCTCTGAGGAGGCTGCTGGGGCGGTGTGTCccactgggagagggggaggagcttGGGACCTCTGAGCTGGTGTCCTTGACTAGGGAGCCTAGGGAATCTAAGGACCACTACTAG